One segment of Rhodanobacteraceae bacterium DNA contains the following:
- a CDS encoding tail fiber domain-containing protein: MTSTTRTMLCSALLMALAQTAGAASMRYQGQLSDAGQPANGRYDIQIALYNAPAGGALLDEPITFDDVQVRDGVFELELEAPQAAQNQSAWLQAAVRDGASSGTLLPLSSREKVTLAPLIGACWSTTGDTGSNPTVNYLGNADSQTLVLSSPDGVSVHKRAAITNGSADLLVGARTGGDDDADLQLESRTGKIATMYVRDSNNNLIFANNGGAFEFFDGVSTATQNVGAPVYQFSGRLRSGAAGVGAADTSGGLWLSDEVQDRSFVGRGSNNTNWTGIFANNAWRMVVNDDGGVLFNSVTPPGGQPGYDMLLAPRPDGDPDADLVLQTRVGRFGRLYLDDATGGFTWNTFNLNAGANFFTMSNGALLSNGGVWTNASSRELKEGFQAVDTGAMLEKLIGLPITTWTYKTSAEGTHIGPVAEDFKAAFGLAGDGKAIATVDADGVALAAIQGLNAKLEAENAQLRDRLTQIEVALQQLQSR; this comes from the coding sequence ATGACCTCGACTACCCGCACCATGTTGTGTTCCGCCCTGTTGATGGCGCTCGCTCAGACGGCCGGTGCCGCCAGCATGCGTTATCAAGGCCAGCTCAGTGATGCCGGCCAGCCGGCCAATGGCCGCTATGACATCCAGATTGCGCTGTACAACGCGCCGGCAGGTGGTGCGCTGCTCGATGAGCCCATCACCTTTGACGATGTGCAGGTGCGAGACGGTGTGTTCGAGCTCGAACTGGAAGCCCCGCAGGCCGCCCAAAACCAGAGTGCGTGGCTGCAGGCGGCGGTGCGTGATGGCGCCAGCAGCGGGACTCTGCTGCCGCTCTCTTCACGCGAAAAGGTGACGCTGGCACCCTTGATCGGCGCTTGCTGGAGCACCACGGGTGATACCGGCAGCAATCCGACGGTCAACTATCTGGGCAACGCCGATAGCCAGACCCTGGTGCTGAGTTCGCCCGATGGTGTTTCGGTCCACAAGCGCGCGGCGATCACCAATGGCTCGGCCGATCTGCTGGTAGGCGCGCGCACAGGCGGCGATGACGATGCCGATTTGCAACTGGAATCGCGCACCGGAAAGATTGCCACGATGTATGTCCGAGACTCCAACAACAACCTTATCTTCGCCAACAACGGTGGTGCCTTCGAATTCTTTGATGGCGTCTCTACAGCCACACAGAATGTGGGGGCGCCGGTCTATCAATTCAGCGGCCGTTTGCGCAGCGGGGCTGCCGGCGTCGGCGCGGCAGACACCAGTGGAGGTCTGTGGCTCAGCGACGAGGTTCAGGACAGGTCCTTTGTTGGACGCGGTTCCAACAACACCAACTGGACCGGCATCTTTGCCAATAACGCCTGGCGCATGGTGGTCAACGATGATGGGGGTGTCTTGTTCAACTCGGTCACCCCACCCGGGGGGCAGCCGGGCTATGACATGTTGCTCGCGCCGCGCCCCGATGGCGATCCTGATGCGGATCTGGTCCTGCAAACCCGTGTGGGCAGGTTCGGGCGTCTTTACCTGGACGATGCCACCGGCGGCTTCACCTGGAATACGTTCAATCTCAACGCCGGGGCCAACTTCTTTACCATGAGCAACGGTGCCTTGCTGTCCAACGGCGGCGTATGGACCAATGCCTCCAGCCGTGAACTGAAGGAAGGCTTCCAGGCCGTGGATACGGGTGCCATGCTGGAAAAGTTGATCGGCCTGCCGATCACCACCTGGACCTACAAGACCTCCGCTGAAGGCACCCACATCGGACCCGTGGCCGAGGATTTCAAAGCGGCCTTTGGCTTGGCCGGTGATGGCAAGGCGATTGCCACCGTGGATGCCGATGGGGTGGCCCTGGCGGCCATCCAGGGGTTGAATGCCAAACTGGAAGCAGAAAACGCGCAGTTGCGTGATCGGCTGACCCAGATCGAGGTGGCGCTGCAGCAGCTGCAATCGCGATGA
- a CDS encoding serine/threonine protein kinase produces the protein MSDSLGTARTAAVFLELSELPAAQRHARLAALQAAEPELHEQVLLLLNRLDDSAAEPGFVLALGQSETAPAMAWAGRRLGPFELLSEIGRGGMGAVWRAQRVDGQYAQQVAIKLLHTHARDDTRRQVLLERFLRERQTLAGLKHPHIAALLDGGVDERGQPWFALELVDGLPITRYASDRHLGLAARLRLLLQVCDAVQFAHQKLIVHRDLKPDNLLVDQAGQVKLLDFGIVKLLDDGSDGAQTQTGARVFTPNYAAPEQVQGGGISVATDVYALGVILFELLVGRRPFVHSGAGLQMAQISAGWRAEAPSRALARDSGSTRRARPLRGDLDTIVLRCLAHDPPRRYPTVQALADDLRRYLDGQPIRARPDSRSYRLSKFLSRHPYGSAAAVLGLCLLLGLTTVSVLQARRAQQQTRLAEAFAHQSQIDRDLAIAQSQRLELMQEHYASVINRALSGGAAMTPDALLEMAGDINASVAANDPAARRSIELGQAELFLVRNDFKHAIELLEAMGPRRESLSDLEQVNFSETLGVSYLRVGRVDEVDEVLDAGEQAAQRLGPRKDLAQAQLKIVRAQWLRTRGEPAAAFQQALAAASLVRNAAGVSPMRYGQLLINAAQTAMFAGEVDTAHDLSSEGLAIWKQAGLQGMVTFATAETVLGNLELLAGRPAAALQVFERVARTGASVENIPSAAARESSMAKALALLGRDDEALALAEQAQQRFCAVVGADTLDCQRMRMVKIDVAQWAGRTNLARRQLAVVEAAIGPAPPAVIAHILPVSQALIALAERPDLRTVQQLQHALEGMAAQGGVGPRNARRLRLGAAERLLAGGHEALAVQLMQLAPPADPAAAPMTGEVGIDAAWSVLWTAKLAGNAADPEALRTAWEALRTQLGDDHPVVRRWRSGATGA, from the coding sequence ATGTCTGACTCGCTCGGCACTGCCCGCACCGCCGCGGTGTTTCTGGAGCTGTCCGAACTTCCCGCTGCGCAGCGGCACGCCCGCCTGGCCGCCTTGCAGGCCGCGGAGCCGGAACTGCATGAGCAAGTCCTGCTGTTGTTGAACCGCCTTGATGACAGCGCTGCGGAGCCCGGCTTCGTGCTCGCGCTGGGCCAGTCCGAGACGGCACCCGCCATGGCCTGGGCCGGACGGCGGCTGGGACCGTTCGAGTTGCTGAGCGAAATCGGTCGTGGCGGGATGGGCGCGGTGTGGCGTGCCCAGCGCGTCGATGGTCAATACGCACAACAAGTGGCGATCAAGTTGCTGCACACCCACGCCCGGGACGACACCCGTCGACAGGTGCTGCTGGAGCGCTTCCTGCGGGAGCGACAGACGCTCGCCGGGCTCAAGCATCCGCACATCGCAGCGCTGCTGGACGGTGGGGTCGATGAGCGTGGGCAGCCCTGGTTTGCGCTGGAGCTGGTGGACGGCCTGCCGATCACACGTTACGCCAGCGACCGCCACCTGGGGCTGGCGGCCCGCCTGCGTCTGCTGTTGCAGGTATGCGATGCGGTGCAGTTTGCCCACCAGAAGCTGATCGTGCATCGCGATCTCAAGCCCGACAATCTGCTGGTGGACCAGGCCGGCCAGGTCAAGCTGCTGGATTTCGGCATCGTCAAGCTGCTCGACGATGGTTCGGATGGTGCGCAGACGCAGACCGGCGCACGGGTGTTCACACCCAACTATGCTGCGCCCGAGCAGGTGCAGGGTGGCGGGATCAGTGTCGCCACCGATGTGTATGCGCTGGGTGTGATCCTGTTCGAGCTGCTGGTAGGCCGACGTCCATTCGTACACAGCGGCGCAGGGCTGCAAATGGCGCAGATCAGCGCCGGCTGGCGTGCCGAGGCACCCTCGCGGGCGCTGGCGCGTGACAGTGGCTCGACACGTCGAGCGCGTCCGCTACGCGGTGATCTGGACACCATCGTGCTGCGCTGCCTTGCCCACGATCCGCCGCGGCGCTATCCCACGGTGCAAGCGCTGGCCGATGATCTGCGTCGCTACCTGGATGGGCAGCCGATTCGCGCACGCCCGGACAGCCGCTCGTATCGGCTCTCCAAGTTTTTGAGCCGCCATCCATACGGCAGCGCTGCAGCCGTCCTTGGGCTGTGCCTGCTGCTGGGCTTGACCACGGTCAGCGTGCTGCAAGCCCGTCGCGCGCAGCAGCAGACCCGTCTGGCCGAAGCCTTCGCCCATCAGTCGCAGATTGATCGCGATCTGGCCATTGCGCAGTCGCAACGACTGGAGCTGATGCAGGAACACTATGCCAGCGTGATCAACCGGGCCTTGTCTGGTGGCGCCGCGATGACACCGGATGCCTTGCTGGAGATGGCCGGTGACATCAATGCCAGCGTGGCCGCCAATGATCCAGCGGCTAGGCGTTCGATCGAGCTGGGACAGGCGGAGCTGTTTCTGGTGCGCAATGACTTCAAGCACGCCATCGAATTGCTGGAGGCCATGGGACCGCGGCGCGAATCCTTGTCCGATCTTGAACAGGTCAATTTTTCAGAAACGCTCGGCGTCAGCTATCTGCGGGTCGGCCGAGTCGACGAAGTGGACGAGGTACTCGATGCGGGTGAGCAGGCAGCACAGCGCCTGGGCCCGCGCAAGGACCTGGCTCAGGCGCAATTGAAGATCGTGCGTGCGCAGTGGCTGCGTACCCGCGGAGAGCCTGCCGCCGCGTTCCAGCAAGCGTTGGCAGCTGCTTCGCTCGTGCGCAATGCGGCCGGGGTCAGTCCCATGCGATACGGACAACTGCTGATCAACGCCGCGCAGACAGCGATGTTCGCGGGCGAAGTCGACACCGCGCATGATCTGTCCAGCGAGGGGCTGGCGATCTGGAAGCAGGCCGGATTGCAGGGCATGGTCACGTTCGCGACCGCCGAAACCGTATTGGGTAATCTGGAATTGCTGGCGGGTCGGCCAGCCGCGGCACTGCAGGTGTTCGAGCGCGTGGCACGGACGGGTGCCAGTGTCGAAAACATCCCCAGTGCCGCAGCCCGGGAATCCTCGATGGCCAAGGCGCTGGCCCTGCTGGGTCGTGATGATGAAGCACTGGCACTGGCGGAACAGGCACAGCAACGCTTCTGCGCAGTGGTTGGAGCAGACACGCTGGACTGTCAGCGCATGCGTATGGTGAAGATTGATGTGGCACAGTGGGCCGGTCGCACGAATCTGGCCCGGCGGCAGTTGGCGGTCGTTGAAGCCGCGATCGGGCCCGCACCGCCCGCAGTGATTGCGCACATCCTGCCGGTCAGCCAGGCACTCATCGCGCTTGCAGAGCGGCCGGACTTGCGCACGGTGCAGCAGTTGCAGCACGCACTGGAGGGCATGGCTGCGCAAGGCGGTGTAGGCCCGCGCAATGCACGTAGACTGCGCCTGGGTGCTGCCGAACGCTTGTTGGCGGGCGGCCACGAAGCGCTGGCGGTGCAGTTGATGCAATTGGCTCCGCCCGCCGACCCCGCAGCGGCGCCCATGACTGGGGAGGTGGGCATCGATGCCGCATGGAGCGTGTTGTGGACGGCGAAACTGGCGGGTAATGCCGCTGATCCGGAGGCTCTTCGGACGGCATGGGAGGCGTTGCGCACACAGCTCGGTGATGACCACCCAGTCGTCAGGCGCTGGCGCTCAGGCGCCACAGGAGCTTGA